The Stigmatella ashevillena genomic sequence GGGGACTCAAGCGCGGAGAGCTTCACCTGGGCGGTCCGCTCCAGCTCGGGGCTGGGCGCCAGGGCGAGCACCCGCTCCAGGTGGCGCCGGGCCTCGTCGAGCTGGGTCAGGCGCAGGGCCATGTCCGCCTGCTTCATGGCCACCTCGGCCTCCAGCGCGGGCTGGGCCTGGGATTTCTCGGCCAGCCGCGCGAGCACCTGGGCGGCCTCGGCGGTCTGGTCGAGCTGATCCAGGGCGGTGGCCTGGCCGATGATGTAGTTGGGCTCTTCGGGTTGAAGCTCCGCGGCGCGCTGGTAGAGCTTGAGGGAGTCCTCGGGATCTCCCGCGAGCGAGCTCCACGCGGCCTCCGAGAGGCGCGCCACCTCTCGGGCACAGGTGCGGGTGAAGAGGCTGCCGGTGCGAAAGCGCAGAAAGGCACGGCTCAGCGCGGCTTCATCCAAGGGAAGCGAGTCCAGGAAGCGCTCCCACTCGGTGGCGAGTTCATCCAGGGACCGGCCGTAGGCGGCGGGGAAGTCCGCATGGGCGTAGAGGGTGCGCACTTTCTCCGAGCCATAGGTGTCCGCCAGATAACGGATGAAGGAGCCCGCCACCGTGTACGCCCGCGTGGGCGCGGCCTGGTAGAAGCTCTCGGTGCCCATCAGCCCGCGCATGTCCGGCGCCAGGCCCTGTCGGCGCATGCCCGCCGCCCACTGGTGCAGGGTGAGGTCCCCCTGGATGGGATCATCCGCGGCGACCGCGTAGCCTTCGATCACGCCCATCAGGGGCCAGAGTCCGAAGCGGGTGGTGACGCGGAAGGGGCCGCTGCCCGCGGGGGCCGCCATCACATGGGCCAGCTCGTGGTGGAGGCTGGAGTGAGGGAAGGGGCGCTCGTTGATGTGCAGCTCGTAGCGCCAGGGCTTGGCGAACTGGGTGCGCCCGGCGCCCACCAGCTCCTGTTTCTCCTCGTCCGAGCGGTAGAGGTAGACGTGAAGGGTCTCGGTGGGCGCTTTTCCGAGGAAGCGTGAGAGCTGCGAGTGGCGGAACTCCAGGTCTCGGGCGATGCGCTCCACGTCCTGCCGGGGCTTGCCGCGGGGGTAATGGAGGCGGAAGTGGGGGGTGTCCCGGACGCCGCCGAGGCGCTCGGAGAGGTAGGCCTCCGTCATCCGCAGCCCCAGGGTGGGGGCCTGGGCCTCGATGAGGACGATGCTGCCCACCAGCACCAGCATCAGCCCTCCCGTCCCGAGGCGCACGCGCGGCCGGGTGAGGCGGCCCTCCCGGAGCTCCAGGCTCATCGTGGTCCCCAGCGCCAGCACCGCGGCCCCCAGCAGCGTCTCCAGCCGGAACCAGGCCAGGCGGGGCGTCACCTTCAGGGCCTCGTCATACAGGGGGCCTGGCAGATGTCCGAGGAAGTGGTTGAAAGCGTACACTTGAGGCCCGAAGACGATGGGCCAGGCGGTGAGGACGCCCGAGGCGAGCACCAGGGCGGCATAGGCGAGCACCGCGCGCCCGGGCCGCTGGGTCCAGAAGCCACAGAGGACGCCGGCGCAGGAGGCCAGGGCCGCGGAGGGCAGGGTGAGCAGGGGGTAGAAGCCCACGAGCTCGAAGGGATCGCACCGGGTGGTGATCAGCGCGAAGAGGGTGGCGCTGAGGAAGGGGGGCAGGAGCACCGCCGTGTTCAGCAGCAGCGCGGTGCCCAGGGCCTGCGCCACCGGGAGGCCTGGATGTTCCGGTCGGGGGAGATCCTTCCAGCGGGAGTCCTCCCCCCGGAGGATGCGGCGCTCCTGACCGGCCGCGGCGATGCCGATGCCTCCCCCCAGGGTTCCCACGGCGATGGCCAGGGCCAGCCCCAGTTCGAAACCGGGCACCCCAAACAGCGGAAGGAAGACGAGCGCGGAGCCGCCGAGCGCCAGCGCTCCCACCACGATGAGCACCGCGCGACGGCGAAGCAGTGCGAGAACTCGGGAGGATGGGACTTGCTGCATGGGCTCCCCTATACTCCGCGCCAGCATGCCCGAACAGAAGACCGGTCCAGAGCACCGCCAGCACACGCGCGCGCCCATTGAATTGAAAGTCGATTACAAGAAGCTCAACTCCTTCTTCGCCGACTACACGAAGAACATCTCCAAGGGTGGCACGTTCATCAAGACGAAGAAGCCGTTGCCCATCGGCACGCGCTTCCTCTTCAAGTTGACGGTCCCCCAGCGCGAGGCGCCCTTCGAGCTGTTGGGCGAGGTGGTCTGGTCCAAGGGGGATGGGGATGAGCCCGGCATGGGCATCCGGTTCATCTACAGCAATGATGCCCAGCGCACGGAGTTCGAGGCGGTCGTCGAGAAGCTGATGGCGGACAGCTTGGGAACGGACCTGACCGAAAAGCTCCTCAAGAAGCCCCTGCACTCATGAGGCACCGTTCCTTCATGACGGGGGCATTGGCTGCCTTGTTGATGCTCCTGGCCTGCCAGGCACCCGAGGCTCAGGGCAAACCTCCCGCGAGCCGTCCGGCTCCCACCGATGTGACCGCCGAGGACTACGTGCTTCCGCCGCTGCCGCGTGCCTGGGTTCGCCTCAAGGATGCCTTCGGAGGCATTCATCGGGTAGAGGTGGAGGTCGCGGCCACGCCAGAATCCCGGGCGCGCGGGATGATGTGGCGCAAGGAGATGGCCGCGGGCAAGGGCATGCTCTTTCTCTTTCCCGAGGAGGAGGTGCAGAGCTTCTGGATGCGCAACACGCTCATCCCGCTGGACATGCTCTTCATCAACTCGAAGATGCAGTTGGTGGGCATCATCGAGCGGGCCGTGCCGCGCACGCTCACGCCGCGCTCGGTGGGGCTGCCGGGCCAGTTCGTGCTGGAGGTCCCCGGAGGCTGGTGCCAGTCGGTGGGGGTGGTGAAAGGCATCACGGTGGAGTTCGAGGGCGTCTCCTCCATTCCGATCGTTCCTTGAGCCAC encodes the following:
- a CDS encoding TIGR02266 family protein, which gives rise to MPEQKTGPEHRQHTRAPIELKVDYKKLNSFFADYTKNISKGGTFIKTKKPLPIGTRFLFKLTVPQREAPFELLGEVVWSKGDGDEPGMGIRFIYSNDAQRTEFEAVVEKLMADSLGTDLTEKLLKKPLHS
- a CDS encoding DUF192 domain-containing protein, yielding MRHRSFMTGALAALLMLLACQAPEAQGKPPASRPAPTDVTAEDYVLPPLPRAWVRLKDAFGGIHRVEVEVAATPESRARGMMWRKEMAAGKGMLFLFPEEEVQSFWMRNTLIPLDMLFINSKMQLVGIIERAVPRTLTPRSVGLPGQFVLEVPGGWCQSVGVVKGITVEFEGVSSIPIVP